DNA sequence from the Gammaproteobacteria bacterium genome:
CATGCCATGTTTGATGTCCGCCTTCCCCGACCGCCTGTTGGCGGGATAGGTGGTGGCAAAGCCGACCACCATGGCGATTTGCATCATGAACCAGTAGACCGCGCTGTCCACCGTCGGATCCTGCCGGAACAGGACCATGAAGGCGAATGCGATCCGGCTCGGGATATCGAGTGATGAAACGGCGTTCACTTCATCCGTGCCATTCGCATAAAAATAACTTTAACTAAGTTATTTAACTTTATGTTAAATAAGAGATAAATTAAGGGAAACAAACCGTGAGGCGGAAGCCTCAGCCGCTTCGCCGATGAGTTTCAAAACTAGCCGGGATCCCGCGCATATTCAAAAACACGCGACCAAATAAATGGTGTCGACTTCATACAGGGACATCGTGTGAATTGCCCGGTATGATGCGCACCCATCGTCGACTGGAGTCATGATGTTCATGCAACGCTGGCTGCTTCTGTCCCTGGCCCTGCTTTCGTGCTTGCCACTGATGGTAGCCGCTCAGGAGCCGCCGTCACCGGCGGCGCAGGTAGCGCGGACGGATGAAGGCACGCACCATCATCCCCATCCCAGGGCCTGTGTTCACATCGAAGGTGCGGCGGCACGGCTCCAGTGCTACGACCGCGTGTTCGGCCGGAAACAGACGGAGACGGAGACGCAAAGCGAACCCGACACCGACAACCTGTTTCCTTTCGAGCCCACGGAAGAGGGGCAGGCGGCGGACATGTCCGGGTCCCTGCTCGACAGCCGCTGGGAGCTGAGCCAGCAAAGCAAGCTGGGGATTTTCAATATCCGGGCCTACAAGCCGCTCTATATCCTGCCTTTGTTCTACAGCGACAACGTCAACAAGACCCCTTCCTCCCCGAACCCTGACCGCACGGTGACCAGCCCGCTGAATATCCAGCCGGTGGAGGTGAAATTCCAGCTCAGCTTCAAGGACAAGCTCTGGCAGAACGTGTTCGGTCGTTACGGCGATCTCTGGTTCGGCTATACCC
Encoded proteins:
- a CDS encoding phospholipase A — protein: MQRWLLLSLALLSCLPLMVAAQEPPSPAAQVARTDEGTHHHPHPRACVHIEGAAARLQCYDRVFGRKQTETETQSEPDTDNLFPFEPTEEGQAADMSGSLLDSRWELSQQSKLGIFNIRAYKPLYILPLFYSDNVNKTPSSPNPDRTVTSPLNIQPVEVKFQLSFKDKLWQNVFGRYGDLWFGYTQVSHWQFYNGATSRPFRETDYAPEVMMVFATDYPIFGWRSRLMSVGILHQSNGRSDPFSRSWNRVTFAVGLERNDWTLTLRPWVRIPQDKSDDDNPGISDYMGRGDLLLVHESDGNEYSLMLRHSLRGGDKNHGAMEFNWAFPIRNSLKGYLQVFNGYGESLIDYNHRALYVGLGVSLSTWY
- a CDS encoding DUF4396 domain-containing protein, whose translation is MNAVSSLDIPSRIAFAFMVLFRQDPTVDSAVYWFMMQIAMVVGFATTYPANRRSGKADIKHGM